In the genome of Myroides phaeus, one region contains:
- a CDS encoding type II toxin-antitoxin system RelE/ParE family toxin encodes MNISFKTKKLQKIANDDKAMKKELGGIRAQKFQLRLQQILAADTLEDLRYASGKYHELTGDRKGQWACSLDGPYRLIFEPYEDPIPSDENGRYLWVEIKEVEMIEIVDYH; translated from the coding sequence ATGAATATATCTTTTAAGACTAAGAAACTGCAGAAAATTGCGAATGACGATAAAGCAATGAAAAAAGAATTGGGAGGTATTAGAGCACAGAAGTTTCAGTTGCGTCTTCAACAAATTCTTGCAGCGGATACCTTAGAAGATTTAAGGTACGCGTCAGGTAAGTATCACGAATTGACCGGAGATCGCAAAGGACAATGGGCTTGTTCGTTAGATGGACCATATAGATTGATTTTTGAGCCTTATGAAGATCCAATACCTTCAGATGAAAATGGGAGGTATTTATGGGTTGAAATTAAGGAAGTTGAAATGATTGAAATCGTGGATTATCATTGA
- a CDS encoding ImmA/IrrE family metallo-endopeptidase: protein MKTKHTYSPQTVLHPGIDLTEKLEEIEMGTKEFAVRTNKPEKTINAVLKGESSITPEMAVLFENVLHIPANYWLNRQRNYDEYLARLSAQQTLKKASDWARSFPLNELIKCGWIEDLKPIEERANALLSFFGFSNIEAWGAYYYERQLKVAFRISLHGTKNPYALSAWLRQGELEAKKLQVPVYNEKLLKSNLTRFKEIMVKQSASFFEELQQLCGECGVALVLIPCIKGTQISGASRWVNDTPVVQMSGRHNRYDIFWFTFFHELGHILLHGKKDIFLEEITYSDADMIKEAEADSFAVKHLLTDIQVEKVVKDKPYTKDKFLKYANEFQTHSSIIVGRLKKLKAIEQFEFSELIIPFSNKNEE from the coding sequence ATGAAAACAAAACACACATATTCACCCCAAACAGTTTTACACCCTGGTATTGATTTAACGGAGAAGTTAGAGGAAATAGAAATGGGAACTAAAGAGTTTGCTGTTAGAACCAATAAGCCTGAAAAAACGATAAATGCGGTATTGAAAGGAGAGAGTAGTATTACTCCCGAGATGGCGGTTTTATTTGAAAATGTGTTGCATATACCTGCTAATTATTGGTTGAATAGACAGCGAAATTACGATGAGTATTTAGCGCGTTTGTCTGCTCAGCAAACTTTAAAAAAGGCAAGTGATTGGGCAAGAAGCTTTCCGCTGAATGAGCTGATTAAGTGTGGGTGGATTGAGGACTTAAAGCCAATAGAGGAACGGGCTAATGCTTTGTTGTCTTTCTTTGGTTTTTCGAATATTGAAGCTTGGGGAGCATATTATTATGAGAGACAGTTAAAAGTGGCGTTCAGAATTTCACTACACGGAACAAAGAATCCGTACGCATTATCAGCGTGGTTGCGTCAAGGGGAATTGGAGGCTAAAAAACTGCAAGTACCTGTGTATAATGAGAAACTGTTGAAAAGTAATCTTACTCGTTTTAAAGAAATTATGGTGAAGCAATCAGCTTCTTTCTTTGAAGAGTTGCAACAATTATGTGGGGAATGTGGAGTAGCTTTGGTATTGATACCGTGTATAAAAGGAACGCAAATAAGCGGTGCTTCAAGATGGGTAAATGATACGCCTGTTGTCCAAATGAGTGGAAGACATAATAGGTATGATATTTTTTGGTTTACCTTTTTTCACGAGTTAGGGCATATATTGTTACACGGCAAAAAAGATATTTTCTTAGAAGAAATTACTTATTCTGATGCTGATATGATAAAGGAAGCGGAGGCTGATAGTTTTGCTGTGAAACACTTATTGACTGATATTCAGGTGGAAAAAGTTGTAAAAGATAAGCCTTATACGAAAGATAAGTTTTTAAAATATGCTAATGAGTTTCAAACGCACTCATCAATTATTGTGGGTAGGTTAAAAAAATTAAAGGCAATAGAACAATTTGAATTTAGTGAGTTGATTATTCCGTTTTCCAATAAGAATGAGGAATAG
- a CDS encoding MFS transporter produces the protein MTEPQNNAFTGYQKFAIFILAITQFTVILDFMVMAPLGDLLLKSLDMNTKDFSIAVSAYAFSAGIAGLLTAGFADRFDRKKLLLFFYVGFIIGTLFCALANSYTTLVLARIVTGLFGGVIGSISMAIITDLFSLQQRGRVMGFVQMGFGASQVLGIPIGLYIANKWYWEAPFFMIVGLSILIAFAIAIYFKPVTEHLKLQQNKKVVAHLWHTLKHKDYRIGFLSICFLSVGGFMLMPFGTIFAVNNLGVHPDQLPILFMISGISSLALMPFIGKLSDRMDKYRLFTIASIWLMTVSVVYTNLFQIPFWLVVTTNILMMIGIMSRMVPATALSSAIPYSKDRGAYMSISSSIQQISGGIAATISGLIVYQESATSPLINYDKVAYMVIIVSCISIFLMGRINRLVQQNR, from the coding sequence ATGACAGAACCACAAAATAACGCTTTTACTGGCTATCAGAAATTCGCCATTTTTATACTTGCCATTACGCAGTTTACCGTAATCCTTGACTTTATGGTAATGGCTCCTTTAGGTGATTTGCTGTTAAAGAGTTTAGATATGAACACCAAAGACTTTAGTATTGCCGTATCTGCCTACGCGTTTAGTGCGGGTATAGCGGGATTACTAACGGCGGGCTTTGCAGACCGATTCGACCGTAAAAAGCTACTGCTATTTTTTTACGTTGGGTTTATCATCGGAACCCTGTTTTGTGCTCTTGCAAATTCATACACTACGTTAGTACTGGCGCGTATAGTAACCGGATTATTCGGTGGAGTAATAGGCTCTATCTCTATGGCTATTATCACTGATTTGTTTAGCTTACAACAAAGAGGTCGCGTTATGGGCTTCGTACAAATGGGCTTTGGAGCAAGTCAAGTATTGGGTATTCCGATTGGACTATACATAGCCAACAAATGGTATTGGGAAGCGCCTTTTTTTATGATTGTCGGCTTGTCTATCCTTATTGCCTTTGCCATTGCTATTTACTTTAAACCGGTAACAGAGCACTTAAAATTGCAACAAAACAAAAAAGTGGTTGCTCACCTTTGGCATACGTTAAAACACAAAGATTACCGCATCGGCTTTTTGTCAATCTGCTTCTTATCAGTAGGAGGGTTTATGCTAATGCCGTTTGGAACCATATTCGCAGTAAACAACTTAGGCGTACACCCAGACCAGCTGCCTATATTATTTATGATATCAGGGATAAGCTCACTTGCCTTAATGCCATTCATTGGTAAACTAAGTGACCGTATGGACAAATACCGCTTGTTTACCATTGCCAGTATTTGGTTAATGACCGTTTCTGTTGTGTACACCAACCTATTTCAAATCCCGTTTTGGTTAGTGGTAACCACGAATATCTTAATGATGATCGGAATTATGAGTCGTATGGTACCCGCAACAGCTTTGAGTAGTGCTATTCCGTACTCTAAAGACAGAGGGGCTTATATGAGTATTTCCTCGTCTATACAACAAATATCAGGAGGTATCGCAGCCACAATATCCGGGTTAATCGTCTATCAAGAATCTGCTACCAGTCCATTAATCAATTACGATAAAGTAGCCTATATGGTGATTATTGTGTCTTGTATCAGTATTTTCTTAATGGGACGCATCAACCGTTTGGTTCAACAAAATAGATAA
- a CDS encoding hydrogenase maturation nickel metallochaperone HypA, whose amino-acid sequence MHELTIVKDIFSTLEEHYQAKSEDIVKIEITAGLLSNVQPVLIQNAFDAFIADNETYKDMELDVVVQDIIAHCDSCNKDFKVEFHKFVCPCGQPSSNIVQGNDLFISKVIFKQA is encoded by the coding sequence ATGCACGAATTAACAATCGTAAAAGATATTTTTTCAACACTTGAAGAGCATTATCAAGCGAAAAGTGAAGATATCGTCAAAATAGAAATTACAGCGGGTTTATTGTCAAATGTACAACCTGTTCTTATTCAGAATGCTTTTGATGCTTTTATAGCAGATAATGAAACGTATAAGGATATGGAACTGGATGTGGTAGTACAAGATATCATTGCCCATTGTGATTCCTGCAATAAGGATTTTAAAGTCGAGTTTCACAAGTTCGTATGTCCTTGTGGACAACCTTCGTCAAACATTGTACAAGGGAATGACTTATTTATATCAAAAGTAATATTTAAACAAGCTTAA
- the hypB gene encoding hydrogenase nickel incorporation protein HypB has product MANNPKSLGNRVGSLQCDNTTLHLLKANDYVANAIREKLKNVCVINVCSSPGSGKTTLMQETGKRLANEINISVLVGDPETDRDAVRMQEVGINALQIVTGGMCHIEAQMILQALDHIDLSETDLLFIENVGNLLCPSAFDLGEDYRVTLLATTEGDDKPKKYPRMFLTSELMVVSKADLLPYVPFTVENVTKDAREVNPNIEVLTISTLKGDGMDQWCQWLKDKVAEKKAKNTEE; this is encoded by the coding sequence ATGGCTAATAATCCAAAAAGTTTAGGAAACCGTGTAGGTTCACTTCAATGTGATAATACAACTCTTCACTTATTAAAAGCAAATGACTATGTAGCAAATGCTATTCGTGAGAAATTGAAAAATGTATGTGTGATTAATGTTTGTTCTTCTCCTGGATCTGGTAAAACTACTTTGATGCAAGAAACTGGTAAGAGATTAGCGAATGAAATAAACATTTCTGTATTAGTTGGTGACCCTGAAACGGATAGAGATGCAGTACGTATGCAAGAGGTAGGGATTAATGCTTTGCAAATTGTAACAGGTGGTATGTGTCACATTGAAGCACAAATGATTCTTCAAGCGTTAGACCACATCGACTTAAGCGAAACAGACTTGTTGTTTATCGAAAACGTAGGTAACTTATTATGTCCGTCTGCTTTTGACTTAGGAGAGGATTACCGTGTTACTTTATTAGCAACTACTGAAGGGGATGACAAACCTAAAAAATACCCAAGAATGTTCTTAACAAGTGAGTTAATGGTTGTTTCTAAAGCCGACTTATTACCTTACGTACCTTTTACAGTAGAGAACGTTACTAAAGATGCAAGAGAAGTAAACCCTAATATTGAGGTGCTTACAATCAGTACTTTAAAAGGAGACGGAATGGACCAATGGTGTCAATGGTTGAAAGATAAAGTAGCTGAGAAAAAAGCTAAAAATAC